ctctctgtccACCTCTGTATCTGTTGCCCCTTCCCTCTGTCCCCTtatctctcccttcttcctctctgtcCACCTCTGTATTTGTCCCTCCTCCCCTTCTGTCCATTCCATCTCTTTATCTgtcctctcttcttctttttttttgagacggggtctcgctctgtcacccaggctggactacaatggcatgatcagggctcaagGAAGCCtcaaattcccgggctcaagcaatcttcccacctcaggcatctgagtagctgggtctacaggtgcgtgcgcccggctaatttttgtattttttgtagagatggggttttgccatgttgaccaggctggtctcgaactcctgacctgaagcaatctgcccaccttggcctcccaaagtgctgggattacaggcatgagccaccatgcccagccccctctTCTTCTCTGTCAACCTCTTTGTCCCCTCTTCTTCTCTATCCATCTCTGTATCTGTCCCCTCTTCCCCTCTGTCCACTTATCTGTCCCCTCTTCCTCTGTCCACCTCTGCATCTGTCCCCTCCTTCTCTCTGTCCACCTCTCTGTCACCCCTCTCCCTCTGTCCATTTCTTTATCTGTCCCCTTTTCCTCTCTGTCCacttctctttttccctccctccattctgctCTCCTATTTCTGTTCCCTCTTCCTCTGTGTTCACCCAGGTATCAGTACCCCTCCCCTTCTGTCCACCTTTATATCTGTCCCCTCTTCCTCTCTGTCCACCTCTGTATTTGGCCCCCCTCCCCTTCTGTCTGCCTCTTTATCTGTCTCCTCTTCCTCTGTGTCCACATCTCTGTCTGCCCCTCTTTTTCTCCACCTCTGTGTCGGCCCCCTCCTGGTCTGTCCACTTTTTTATCtgtcctctctttctgtcttcacctctgtgtctttttacatttttatttttttatcattattattattttttgagatggagtctcgctctgtcacccaggctggagtacagtggtacgatctcagctcactgcaacctctgcctcccgggttcaagtgattctcctgcctcagcctcccacatagctaggactacaggcatgcaccaccacgcccagctaatttttgtatttttagtagagacagggtttcaccatgttggccaggatggtctcgatctcttgacctcatgatccatctgccttggcctcccaaagtgttgtgattacaggcgtgagccaccacgcctggctgtctgtctttgtttttatatctGTAGTAATTTTCAAACATAGAGAGAATATTCTAGTGAATCCTATGTACCATTTTGCcaacttttcttcatcttttctctcccaactttttctttgttgctgtattattttaaagcaaatctcagaCATCATGTCATTTCAGCTCTAAATACTTAGGACTACATCTCTTAACTCATAAGGACATTCAGTTTTCAAGGTAACCACTGGACCATTTTCATGGCTAATGAAGTTAACAATAAtatcttgtgggttttttttttgtttttttttgttttgtttttgagatggagtctcgctctgttgcccaggctggagtgcaatggcgtgatgtcgcttcactgcaacctccacttcctgggttcaagccattctcctgcctcagcccccaagtagctggaattacaggagcacactaagttttgtatttttagtagagtcggggttttaccatgttggccaggctggtcttgatctcctgacctcaggtgatctacctaccttggcctttcaaagggctaggattataggcatgagccaccgtacccggccaacaATGATATCTTAATACCATCCAATACTTGAGTTCATAATCAGATTTTCCCATTATCTTGAAACTCTGTTGTCCCTctcttgcctctctctctctgcctctttctgtgCTTGGTACCTTTGATTCCCTGTCTCTGCCCTGTCCCCCGATATCCTGTCTATGCTTCTCTTGGATTTGGGGGCTCTAGGCCCACCCCCCTCTCTTCCCACATCCTTCTCCAGCATGGGGATCTAGTGGGTGGAGAGAAGTATGTCTGTGAGCAAGAGGAGACCCCTGTCCTCGAGGAGATCCCAggctggtggagcaggagagTAGAGCAGGGCCTGCCTTAGTGGGAaggctggagggtgggggtgACTTGTCTGTATACTCTTGCCAGGGGGTCCTTGGAGGAGGCAGGGCCTTGGGTGCTAGGTGGGCCCCTACACCTTCCTGCTTCCCCCGCCTTTTCTCCCCAGGAGGACACACGGGCTCAGCGGCAGCGGCTGCAGAAGCAACTGACTGAGCATCTGCGCCAAAGCTGGGGCCTGCTTGGGGCCCCCATACAAGCCCGGGACCTGGGAGAGCTGCTGCAGGCCTGGGGTGCTGGGGCCAAGACTGGTGCTCCTAAGGGCTCCCGCTTCACGCACTCAGAGAAGTTCACCTTCCATCTGGTGGGTGCGCCTGAGGACATGAGATGTGTGGATGGGCGTGGCAGGCTTGGAGGGTGGCTTTTTGTGTCAGCACCACACCTTTATCCACACAGGTTCCTGTGTTCCCACTGGACAGGCCCTCGCCCCACTGTGGGATGGGTACCCAGAGGGGTCCCCTAGCTTATTAGGGACTTGACTGGAGAAAATGTGGATAGGTGGGAACCATGCAAGGGTGTGGGGGTGTTCTTGGGGCAACACCCCCTTTCCTCAGGCAGTTTCCTTTGAGCATATCTTCTGTCCTAAGATGTTCACTCTGAGGGCCCCCCATCCTTCTCATGGGCATTTGAGGCTTGAGAGATGGGGCAGGTGGGTAGGAGCTGTGACAGGGTCAGGGAGCTTTCTCCACGAGCAAGCACTCTGGCCCGAGGTTGCAGATGGTGCCTTTACCCACATAGTCACAGTCTGGCCACCATCGGTGCTTCAGTGGGCATGCATGCCGCACTGGGGGCAGTtctcaggggaggctgaggctgggccaTGTGAGGAACGGCCTTCCCTGGCAGCCAGGATGCCCCTCGTCACTCCCTTAGGAGCCCCAGGCCCAGGCCACTCAGGTGTCAGATGTGCCAGCCACCTCCCGGCGGCCTGAACAGGTGAGCAGAGTGGTTTGGAGGGGGGTGTCCCAGGCCCTTGCTTGTCTACTGGGCCTGACACCCCAACCCTGActggcctgggcctcccaggTCACGTGGGCAGCTCAGGAACAGGAGCTCGAGTCCCTTCGGGAGCAGCTGGAAGGAGTGAACCGCAGCATTGAGGAGGTTGAGGCCGACATGAAGACCCTGGGCGTCAGCTTTGTGCAGGTAAGGGGCGGAGGAGGGGCTGCGCGTTGGGCTAGGTCAGAAGGAGGGCCTCGGGGTGTGAGGGACTAGATGGGGCAAGAGGTGCTCTGTAGAGGTCTGCACATGGCAGAAGGGTTCCTGGGAGCCATTAGGGATCTGTGGGCCTCTTGAGGGTGGCTATGAGAATCAGGCCAGGGTGAGGGTCTGTGGGCATCTATGGGGCACCGTGGGTCTGCATGGGCAGGGGATTGAGGGGTCCTCGGAGGGTCTGTGGGCATCTGTGGGGTAACCACGGGTCTGCATGGACGGGATTAGGGGGTCCTCGGGGTCCTTGGCACCAGCGTGGAGCTGTTAGAGAGGCCTATGGGGGCCACAGGGGTGTAGAGTCATCTGTGGAGCTCCATGGGGGCTGTGGCATGTGACTGGGTATCCGCCGGCCAGGCAGAGTCTGAGTGCCGGCACAGCGAGCTCAGCACAGTGGAGCGTGAGCAGGCCCTGCGCCTGAAGAGCCGCGCGGTGGAGCTGCTGCCTGATGGGGCTGCCAACCTTGCCAAGCTGCAGGTGGGGTTGGGGCTGTGGCTGGGCGgagaggggcagggtggggcggggtggggttGGAGGGCCCAGCCTGTGTGACATGTACCCATCCCCCACCAGCTTGTGGTGGAGAATAGTGCCCAGCGGGTCATCCACTTGGCCGGTCAGTGGGAGAAACACCGGGTCCCACTCCTCGCTGAGTACCGCCACCTCCGAAAGCTGCAGGATTGCAGAGAGGTaagcagtggggccctgggctgTGGGCTGGCCAGGGCAGGCTCGATCCCTCTCTAGGGGGCCATCCCTATGCTCTGCTCACTGTCTTCTGCCTGTGGGCTCATGGCAGCTGGAATCTTCTCGACGGCTGGCAGAGATCCAAGAACTGCACCAGAGTGTCCGGGCGGCTGCTGAAGAGGCCCGCAGGAAGGAGGAGGTCTATAAGCAGCTGGTAAGGCCTGTGTGAGGGACCTGGGTAGCTTAGGAGGGTGGGGGGATGGTCCTGGGGCAGTGCCTGCTATATCCCTGCCTAGGTGTCAGAGCTGGAGACTCTGCCCAGAGATGTGTCCCGGCTGGCCTACACCCAGCGCATCCTGGAGATCGTGGGCAACATCcggaagcagaaggaagagatcACCAAGGTACACTGCCAGGGCCATGGAGGGTGGGTCATGTGGGCTGTCAGGCATAGTGTGGCTGCACAGGGACCTCACACCCTCAGGCAGAGCTGTCCAGTCACACTCTAACACAGAATAGTCACACACAATCCATCCCAGTCACCCCTGACACAGTGACACAGTCCCTGTCTGGTACACATGAGGACCCTCCACTGCTAGCCAGCCTGCCCCAGGCAGGGGCTCATGGCCGCCATGGTGTCTGCCAGATCTTGTCTGATACGAAGGAGCTTCAGAAGGAAATCAACTCCCTATCTGGGAAGCTGGACCGGACGTTTGCGGTGACTGATGAGCTTGTGTTCAAGGTGTGGGGCAGGTTGGGCGGGGGTGAGTGGGGTGAGGCTGGGCTGCTGCCTTGTGCATCTGCTAATGGGCTGGCTGGGGTCCAGACCCAGGCCCTGTGCGAGGCTGGAGGTGCACTGATACCCAGGGCTGGCTTTGTTTCATGGAGGATGAAGCTAGTTGGGTGGTGGGAGAGGGTGGCCTTCTTAGGGCATGGAGATGGTCAAGGGCAGCCCACTGATACCTTTGAGGTCCCTGTGTCTGGTCAGGATGCCAAGAAGGACGATGCTGTTCGGAAGGCCTATAAGTATCTAGCTGCTCTGCACGAGGTGAGGGGAGACATGTGCCTGGGGTGGGGCtgctgggggtgggtgggacTGGGTGCAAGCCTTCTGCTCCTGTTGTCCCCAGAACTGCAGCCAGCTCATCCAGACCATCGAGGACACAGGCACCATCATGCGGGAGGTTCGAGACCTCGAGGAGCAGGTGAGGCCTGGGGGCAGGATGGGGAGCCAGGGCAGGCCGGGGGGACAGTTCCTCAGGTTATGCTGAGAGAGGCTGTGGAGCCACACACAGCCTATGGCTGGacacccagccctgccccttAGTGCCTGTGACCTGGGACAGGCAAGTGGCCTACTGTGAGCCCCAGCTTCCACCCCAAGGGCCCTCCTGTCTGCCTCCCAGGGCCATGGGCAGAGGCTTCAGCTTAAAGATGTAGGGGGAATCCTGCCACATGGCGAAGGATGCTTTGGGTAGAGGGAACACCACACGAGGCCTGGCCATGGGACAGAGCAGGCTGTTGGAGTTGGTGGGAGGGGCCCAGAGTGGCTGTGATGGGGGCTGGTGAGCAGGAGCTGGGAAAGGGGCTGTGTGTGCTGAGGGGGCATGTGTTCACATTGCCTCAGATTGAGACAGAGCTGGGCAAGAAGACCCTCAGCAACCTGGAGAAGATCCGGGAGGACTACCGAGCCCTCCGCCAGGAGAATGCTGGCCTCCTAGGCCGGGTCCGGGAGGCCTGAGGAGCCGCCGGCAGAGGTCTCTCCCCAGCCTCAGGCAGGGATTTGGGGTGCTGGAGGCAGTGGCCAAGCACATGCCCTAGCTACTTCCTCCGCTGTCCAGTTCCTCCTGCTGCGGCCTTGGACCCAGACCCCTGCCCACTGACCGCAACCCTTATATGGGGTGATAGTCCAGCATGTGGGGAGCTCGGCTGCAGTTTATTGGGGACGGTACTGTGGGTTGGGGGCCTTGGATCCCAAATAAATGAGTAGTTCCTTTGCAGTCTAAGCTGAGGCATGGATCAGGGCTCAGGGAATGGGAGTGAGGTGAGTGGCAGGGGAGACACGGGGTATTTTTGGCAAGTcagtgtgtgtggctgtgtgtgtctgCACGGGACTCAAGAGACCCACTGGGGGGCTGTGCGTGTGCATATGCGTGAGATACACAGGTGAATTCTAACAGGCTGTGTGTGTGAGCGAGCATGTGTTGGGACCTCAGATCCTGAGGATACTGACGCTGCTTCTGTGTAGGCCTCTGGGCACACCCCTGTGTGACAGTGCCCCTGTGGGCCCTGAGGCTGGCTGTGGGTACGTGCCTTGGGGTGTGTGGGTTGTCAGGGCTGTGCTTTTGTGTGATTGTGTGATGATGCAGCTTTGAGGTTGTTTGAGTGTACTGAGGCAGGCTCTCTGTGTTTTGGGGTTTGTGTTGAGTGAGGGACAGGATTGTGACATTTTGTGCATCTGTGTGACTTTTCCAGCCCTGAAGTAATCTGTGCGAGCAGCTGAGGCAGGCTGTGTGTGGCTGGTTGTGAAGGCTCTGTTTGGCTGCAGGGCTCGACTGGGGGGTGTGTCTGGGGcggaggtgggggctggggccAGGACCGGGGCCCCTCTGAGCAGCCTTGGGGCAAAGGATatgatgggggagggggtggctgcCAGTGGGGGAACAGGGGCCCTGGCAGGCTAGACAGTGGAAACCTCACTTCTTGGTCCCTGTGGGCACATCCAGGGCCTGTcatccctgcccccaccacctctgcctcccaccagTTTGGCCCCTGTTCGTCCATCCTCCTTTCCTTGATCTTGAGGTCAGGGGCCAGGTGTAGGGTTGGAACACCTGCTGGGCCTCTGGCTCCGTTTCTTGCGGAACTCCAGCTCATCCACGGTCCACACAGCCCCCTTCTCACTCTCCACCCGCACAAAGCACTTGTGCAGACTCAGGTTGTGGCGGATGGCGTTCTGTGGAAGGCCGGGGACAGGGAGCAGGTGGGCGTCAACCTCTGAGGCCAGCAGCCACCACCAACAACCCACATCCCGTTCCTCCCCAGTGTGCCTATGAGCCCAGACCCAGGCCTGCCCACTTTGAGCTGCGATGGCACTTGAGGCCATCCCAGCCACGGCCACCTCAGAGGAGCTCACCTTCCAGGTGGCAGGATGGTTTCTGAAGAAGGCAAACATGCGTGTGAACCAGTGGTAGATCTCATTGAGTGTCCGCTGCTTCTCTGGAGCCTCCAGGATGGCCTGGAAGTTGGGGGGTGGGGTAAGGGGCACGTTCCCCAAAGTTAG
The Gorilla gorilla gorilla isolate KB3781 chromosome X, NHGRI_mGorGor1-v2.1_pri, whole genome shotgun sequence genome window above contains:
- the CCDC22 gene encoding coiled-coil domain-containing protein 22, which gives rise to MEEADRILIHSLRQAGTAVPPDVQTLRAFTTELVVEAVVRCLRVINPTVGSGLSPLLPLAMSARFRLAMSLAQACMDLGYPLELGYQNFLYPSEPDLRDLLLFLAERLPTDASEDADQPAGDSAILLRAIGSQIRDQLALPWVPPLLRTPKLQHLQGSALQKPFHASRLVMPELSSRGEPREFQASPLLLPVPTQVPQPVGRVASLLEHHALQLCQQTGRDRPGDEDWVHRTSRLPPQEDTRAQRQRLQKQLTEHLRQSWGLLGAPIQARDLGELLQAWGAGAKTGAPKGSRFTHSEKFTFHLEPQAQATQVSDVPATSRRPEQVTWAAQEQELESLREQLEGVNRSIEEVEADMKTLGVSFVQAESECRHSELSTVEREQALRLKSRAVELLPDGAANLAKLQLVVENSAQRVIHLAGQWEKHRVPLLAEYRHLRKLQDCRELESSRRLAEIQELHQSVRAAAEEARRKEEVYKQLVSELETLPRDVSRLAYTQRILEIVGNIRKQKEEITKILSDTKELQKEINSLSGKLDRTFAVTDELVFKDAKKDDAVRKAYKYLAALHENCSQLIQTIEDTGTIMREVRDLEEQIETELGKKTLSNLEKIREDYRALRQENAGLLGRVREA